AAAGTACAATCTTAACTACAAACATTAGCTTTAAAGAGTGGGATGCGGTGTTCCAGGATTCTAAATTAGCAAATGCAATATTAGATCGTGTATTACACCACGCAACAGTTGTCAATATTGTTGGTCCCTCTTATAGAATTAAGGATCATTTACAAAAAGAAGATGATGATTAATTTTGTACATTCTTAAACGATCAAAATTGTACATCGTTAGCTTGACATTTACATTCATCACCCTTATGAAGAGCATCTCCCTTCATTCGAACCGCCATAATGGTCTTCATCTCTACAATTTAAAAATTCACACCCTGCTTTGGCAGTCCGGAACAAAAAAACAGCCCAATTTCATCAAAAATTGGACTGTTCAATTTAAATAAATATTTTTTTAGTTGTCAGACAACACTCAAGCCATTCGACAAAATCCGGGAAGTGACAGGCACCGCCAGCTAGACGCAGACAGGCATCGCCGCGGCGCAACCCCAACCCTACTTCACCACATTACTCTCTCTCTTAAAGTCCTTTACCGGTGCGCCCGGTACTTCGTGGTGGTGTCTGCATCTTGGTTCGTAGGATTCAGAGGCACCGACTAGGATGATTGGGTCGTCATAGGATGCTGGTTTGCCGTTGATGAGTCTTTGGGTACGGCTTGCAGGAGATCCACAGACAGAGCATACAGCTTGAAGCTTTGTGACGGATTCAGCTAGTGACATTAGGGCAGGAACTACGCTGAAAGGTTCTCCTCTGAAGTCTTGGTCAAGTCCAGCTGCAAGGACGCGGTAGCCTTGATCGGCTAGTAGAGTTAGGACGTCAACAATTTGTTCATCGAAGAATTGGACTTCATCGACTGCGATGACGTCTGTTTTTTCTGTTATATATTCAAAAATCTCAACTGATGCAGCGAGTGGTTTGCATATGATGGCTGTTCCGTTATGGGAAACAACACTTTCTTCGCTGTATCGATTGTCGATTACAGGTTTAAATACTTTTACTTCTTGTT
This genomic stretch from Metabacillus sp. B2-18 harbors:
- a CDS encoding thymidine kinase, yielding MYVMKQSGWLEIICGSMFSGKSEELIRRVRRAQFAKQEVKVFKPVIDNRYSEESVVSHNGTAIICKPLAASVEIFEYITEKTDVIAVDEVQFFDEQIVDVLTLLADQGYRVLAAGLDQDFRGEPFSVVPALMSLAESVTKLQAVCSVCGSPASRTQRLINGKPASYDDPIILVGASESYEPRCRHHHEVPGAPVKDFKRESNVVK